GATTTAGTAATCGTTTATCGAATTTATACTCTTCCATTAGCGCATATCCCCCTTCAGCACCATATTCCGCATAAATAGGGATGTTTGCATAACTTAATGTTTCCATATCACGTTGAATCGTTCGTTTCGTTACATGAAAAAGTCGGCTAAATTCTGATGCCGAAACAACTTCTTTCTGTAACAGAATCATCACTATCGAGATAAGTCGCTCAATTTTTTTCATATTCCCCTCCAATATACGACATACATATGTCGCCTATGTCCTATTATACTTCAAATATGAAAAGGAGGAATAAAATATGAAAGCAATAACTTATCTACAATTTGAAGGGAAAGCAGAAGAAGCATTGTCCTTTTATGAAAAGGCATTATCAGCAACTAGCGTAAAAATGGTGAGATTTGGTGCCTTTGGTCAAAATCCAAATGCCCCATTAACGGAAGAAGAACAAAACATGATTATGGAATCTCATATTGAATTTTCAGGAAATATTTTAATGATCTCTGATGTTCCGCCTTTTATGAAAGCTACGACAGGCGAGGTCACAAAAGGGAATACGGTCTTAATCAGTATTATTGATGCTGATCCAGAAATGAATAAGCAAATTTTCGAAGGGCTTTCAGAAGGTGGGACTGTAATCATGCCGATATCTTCTACGCCATGGTCAGTTAGTTTTGGAATGTTAGTCGATAAATTCGGAATACTGTGGAAGTTTAATAGTGATGCAAGTAAATTTTTAGATGGTATTGCAGAATAATCTTGTAATATTAGGGGTCTCTCCAACATTTTGGAACACCTGAACTAAAAAATATAGATTATCAGACTCTGGGATTCTTCGATGATCGAAGAATTTCAGGGCTTGTTTATTTCTAAGATTGTATGGGATATTTAGTTAGAAATAGTGATATAAGAATTGGCCTTTTTAAATCAATACGGCCATATATTAAATAACTTTCTTTTGTGAAATGCTTCCTAACAACGGTTCTGTTTTTCAGAAGAAGGAATCTCCAAATTTTCACTTGAATACATTTTAGAAATAGATGATAGATGGAGGGCAATTGATGGCATTCGTTTCAATTTATACTGTTGGGAGATTAAATCACCCTTATGACCACCCGGCCTCTCGTGAATTTTATCAAGTGGGAAATGATGTATATCGTCAGGCAACTAGATCAGGACTCGTAGAGATGTTTTCATCTGAAGGAGTAACTTTCCCAGAGGAAGCTGTAAAGGGGAACGGTTCTCCTATTCTTACACTAACTATATGGAGAGACCTTGTATCCTTATATCGCTTTACTTACTCAGGAAAGCATATGCAAGCATTAAAAAATAGAAGTAGATGGATGGAACCTTATCCAAATAAACACCAATCTTATGTTGTTTGGTGGACGGAAATGGTGAAAGACGTCTCATGGGAAGAGGCATTCAGGAGATACAACCATTATATGATGCATGGTTCCACTCCTTTTGCATTTGATTTTAAGAGTGCCTTTGATGAAAAAGGGGAGACATTTTTGATGAATACTAACGGTGACGTAAAGGAAGAATAATACATCTTTTATGATCAACTCTAGAACAAGGACTATCCCTACTTGAACTAACGAGGCTTTTGGTGAAAATGGATATTCATCAATGGGACGCGCGGTTTCTCTAGAAAATTCGCCTTATTAATTTGTGCTTCAGATTATAGGGAGAGGTATTAATTTGCAAATTACTGAAAATTGCACTCGATTTGGGCAAATATAGTAAGCGATTATAGTAATATTAACGAGCAGGTTTGTAAGGAAGAGAAATGATGGTAAATTTGTTAGAACTTTTGGAATATTAATGAAACAAAAAAATACATTGTTCGTCTTGGTAATAAATAATATTTGATTGAGGAGGAAAAATGTTTAAATATGTGTTGCAGCTCTTAATTGGAATCACCACTTTTATGATGGCGTTTTTTGTTGCTTGGTATGAAGGAAGTGCCATTATAGACAATTCTTTAGAATGGAAGTATTCTACACCATTTACAAAGTTGTTTGATATAGAAATTACAAATGGAGCAGATATTAGCCAACTTGATTATTTTATTTATGCAGTTAAATTTCAACCGCTATTCCCGACTATTATGTTAGTTAGTTTGTTGTATATTCTAAGTATAACCGGTTATTATCTAATAAAAATTAAATTAAAATGGGCAATTGGATTTTGGGTATTAATAGGGGTAATAATGTTACTCATTAGTGGTGTAATTTTTAATTCAACAACTATTGGAGGAAGTATATATTTCTGGATTACCTCATTAAGTGGGCTTTTATTTATGGTAATTGCAGTTCTAGTATGGTCAAATGTTCGAAAACATAAATTTGTTGGTAACGCAATTGATAACTAACAATTTAAAGTTCAACAGGAGCTTTAATAAAAAATGAGCAATTATTTAGGAGTTTTCACTTTTATAGTTATCAAATAATCGAACATAAGTGTTGAATAAAACTTTGATTTTTAAGAGTGAACTGAACAATGAGTAGCTCTTCTTTTTTAAAGTATCCACTATCCGGAAGTTCAGTTCGCTTTAGTTTAATAATATTTTTTTACAAAGCTACACCGATTTGTCCAACTATATTAAAGTTGTTAGTTATACATTATATTTCTTAACTAGTAATTTATTAATTCTTTTAAATTCTCCCTGTTTTCAGTGCGCTCGCCCAATCTAAACGACCATTTTTTTCACATTTATTAATTGCTTCATCCCGATTATAAGGAATATGTAATTGTTTTATTATCCAATCATCTTCTAGTTTTGTGATAATTGTATAATTAGCAGAAGGTGAACCTGATTCCATTTTGTGATAGATTGGTAATTCATCTTCATAGGCTGGTAGCCCAACACTCCCTGGATTAATAATTACTTTATCATTCGGAAGATAAATGACTCTTGGTATATGTGAATGTGCACAAAAAATAAGCCTTTGTGTAACATCACTTACTAAATTCATAATATCTTCTGTTTTTTTAAGCATTGATCCACTAGAACTCATTTCCTCTAATAAATAAATTTCATCACTTGTAGGTGTTCCATGGCAAAAATAGAAATCCTCGGTTTGTAAAGTACTAGGTAAGTTTGAAATCCATGTCCTATGCTCATCCTCTAATAAACTTTGTACATATTGAACTGTTAAATTCGACGTGTTGGGATCTAATAGAATTCGATCACAATTTCCTTTAATACTTTGAATATCAGAATTCTTTAAAAGGTCATAAGTTTCTAGTGGAAATAGTGGACCGTATAAGCTATCTCCTAGGTTATAAATCGTTTGAATTCCTCGGTGTTTCATATCTGTTAGAACGGCTTGTAAGGCATCTTTATTTCCATGAATGTCAGCTATTATTGCAAATTTCATACAAAGAATTCCTTTCTCCTAATAAATAAAATTTCATACAATTATTGTATAGTTAAATGTACATTTCTTCTTAAAATAACGCAATATTCTTTGAGAATGTAAAACCTCGATTATTCTACAATCTGGCGGAAATCTTAAAAAAGTGTCTCATTTTCTATTTTAGGACCAACATGCAATCTTAAAAAATTACTGATAAAACTACTTTAATAAATTAGCCCATATTTCATTGAGTAGTGATACTATAGTTTTAAATAAATTGGAACTTGTTTTTTAGGGGGATTTTCTTGAAAAAAGTATTTACTTTTTTTCTATGTCTACTATTAATGATTGTAGGATGTAGTTCTAAATCAGAGAAAGCAATCGAGAATCTTGTTTCAAGTGAAGAAGGAGAATTTACTATTGTTACGTTCCACAAAAAGCTTCCTTCGGGTGATTTTCAGGATTCAATCGGTGAAATCGCAATGGCAAATATGGGCAGAATCAATAAAGTTGCTTATATTAGGTTAGGGAAAAATTCGGATCAAGAATATGATTACGAAACAATACTTCAAATAAAAGAATACCCTCAGATGATTGTATTTGATAACAAAGGTTCTGTACTAGAAACAAATAAAGTAGAAGAAATAAAAAGTTTCTTTGAAAATGTTGAATCGATTGAATAACGGGGGAGTAGCGGGAGAGAACTGAAAATTGCTTTCATAAGTTTCGATGAATAATTAAATCTAAACGGCAGTAGGATAGCGGTTAATATATATTTTTCTAACAGTATTTGAATACATAATTCTAGTACTAAAACCAGCTAATAGAAGATAATTGTTATTCAATTATAGAGCGCATTTCTTATAAGAAACATGAAACTTATTTAAC
Above is a genomic segment from Lysinibacillus sp. PLM2 containing:
- a CDS encoding DNA methylase, which translates into the protein MKFAIIADIHGNKDALQAVLTDMKHRGIQTIYNLGDSLYGPLFPLETYDLLKNSDIQSIKGNCDRILLDPNTSNLTVQYVQSLLEDEHRTWISNLPSTLQTEDFYFCHGTPTSDEIYLLEEMSSSGSMLKKTEDIMNLVSDVTQRLIFCAHSHIPRVIYLPNDKVIINPGSVGLPAYEDELPIYHKMESGSPSANYTIITKLEDDWIIKQLHIPYNRDEAINKCEKNGRLDWASALKTGRI
- a CDS encoding VOC family protein, which encodes MKAITYLQFEGKAEEALSFYEKALSATSVKMVRFGAFGQNPNAPLTEEEQNMIMESHIEFSGNILMISDVPPFMKATTGEVTKGNTVLISIIDADPEMNKQIFEGLSEGGTVIMPISSTPWSVSFGMLVDKFGILWKFNSDASKFLDGIAE